Proteins encoded by one window of Parabacteroides sp. FAFU027:
- a CDS encoding NADPH-dependent F420 reductase → MNITVLGTGMVGQTVSKRLVELGHKVTMGTRNPDATLSRTEPDRMTGITFSEWHKANPQVCLVTFSESVKGADLIINATSGIASLEVLELAGEAAMDGKVLLDISNPLDFSKGLPPSLFVCNTDSLGEQIQNRFPGLKVVKSLNTMNVYIQMNPGLLPGDHNVFVSGNDQEAKAMVKELLISIGWREQTIIDLGDITSTRGTEMLLPIWVRLWSTFGDINFNFHIQRAK, encoded by the coding sequence ATGAACATTACAGTTTTAGGTACAGGAATGGTTGGTCAGACCGTGTCAAAGCGCCTCGTGGAGTTGGGACATAAAGTGACTATGGGTACCCGCAATCCGGACGCGACTCTTTCCCGGACAGAACCTGACCGGATGACAGGTATCACTTTTTCTGAATGGCACAAGGCAAATCCGCAAGTCTGCCTGGTGACCTTTTCCGAATCGGTAAAAGGAGCGGATTTGATCATAAATGCGACAAGTGGGATTGCTTCACTGGAAGTGTTAGAGCTGGCTGGTGAGGCCGCAATGGATGGAAAAGTATTGCTGGATATTTCGAATCCACTTGATTTTTCTAAAGGGTTGCCCCCCTCTTTGTTTGTTTGCAATACGGATTCATTGGGAGAACAGATCCAGAACCGATTCCCCGGTCTTAAAGTGGTCAAGAGCCTGAATACGATGAATGTATATATTCAAATGAACCCCGGTTTACTTCCCGGTGACCACAATGTCTTTGTGAGTGGAAACGACCAGGAAGCGAAAGCGATGGTGAAGGAACTTTTGATCTCAATTGGCTGGAGAGAACAAACCATAATTGATCTGGGCGATATCACTTCTACCCGGGGAACGGAGATGTTGCTTCCCATCTGGGTGAGATTGTGGAGCACGTTCGGCGATATCAATTTCAACTTTCATATCCAACGGGCTAAATGA
- a CDS encoding T9SS type A sorting domain-containing protein, with product MVNDSRGQAVQVLAKDKSVTRFSIDIGQCVTGVYTISVIAKEGTSTTKVIKK from the coding sequence ATGGTCAATGACAGCCGCGGACAGGCTGTACAGGTCCTAGCCAAAGATAAATCGGTTACCCGCTTCAGCATCGACATCGGTCAGTGTGTAACCGGCGTGTACACCATCAGCGTGATTGCTAAAGAAGGCACATCGACCACGAAGGTGATTAAGAAATAA